The following coding sequences are from one Capsicum annuum cultivar UCD-10X-F1 chromosome 3, UCD10Xv1.1, whole genome shotgun sequence window:
- the LOC107865723 gene encoding uncharacterized protein LOC107865723, with protein MAKSYSKLEFHMLMKKVEAADMRVKKYLELAGYEKWARSYATVHRGWTLTSNIAESINGVLVSARELPIYEFLKEVRILFAKWNCANRQEASYTFTTLIESLMTYSVRTRLCVPVVPATKYVYTVHDNKSTSLFASRKKSSHTYDVPIYPFPHSDDWIISENIRDEIVSMVLRHH; from the exons atggccaaatcatattcaaagttaGAATTTCACATGTTAATGAAAAAAGTTGAGGCAGCTGATATgagagtgaagaaatatttggaATTGGCGGGTTACGAAAAGTGGGCTAGGTCGTATGCAACAGTTCACCGAGGATGGACTTTAACTTCAAACATTGCGGAGTCAATAAATGGAGTgcttgtatcagctagagaactgccaatttatgaatttcttaaggaagTTCGAATACTGTTTGCAAAATGGAATTGTGCAAATAGGCAGGAGGCTTCATATACCTTCACAACACTCATTGAaagtttaatgacatactcaGTGAGAACGAGGCTTTGTGTACCC gTTGTACCAGCCACAAAATATGTGTATACGGTACACGACAATAAAAGCACTTCATTGTTTGCATCAAGGAAAAAAAGTTCTCAT ACATATGATGTTCCAATCTACCCGTTTCCACACAGCGATGACTGGATAATTTCAGAGAACATACGTGATGAAATA GTTTCAATGGTGCTTCGACATCACTAA